One window of the Epinephelus moara isolate mb chromosome 22, YSFRI_EMoa_1.0, whole genome shotgun sequence genome contains the following:
- the lrrc3b gene encoding leucine-rich repeat-containing protein 3B produces MTLLDLWLSRSIPMCLLLQSLVLMALCFPSASMCPKGCICHRDPHLHGLNVTCSQSRLKEIPPSLPVDTVLLRLDHNQIGAVPDQAFHGLRLLRELNLSYNAVETLGEGAFSGIEATLQVLDLSHNRITSVHKDAFARLKARVIVDDNPWHCDCALQQAIGGMAHNHEAAARVLCRSSELRDQEGRPFLAVDTDLCNLAKRTTDYAMLVTMFGWFAMVISYVVYYVRQNQEDARRHLEYLKSLPSKPKKPDEADDISTVV; encoded by the coding sequence ATGACTTTGCTGGACTTGTGGCTGTCGCGCTCCATCCCCATGTGCCTGCTCCTTCAGAGCCTTGTCCTCATGGCCCTGTGCTTCCCCTCGGCCAGCATGTGTCCAAAGGGCTGTATCTGCCACCGCGACCCTCACCTCCACGGTCTCAACGTTACATGCAGTCAGTCCCGCCTCAAAGAGATCCCCCCCAGCCTCCCGGTCGACACTGTCCTGCTGAGGCTAGACCACAACCAGATTGGCGCTGTGCCCGATCAAGCCTTCCACGGACTCAGACTTCTGAGGGAGCTCAACCTTTCATACAACGCGGTGGAAACTTTAGGGGAAGGTGCGTTCAGTGGCATAGAGGCGACATTACAGGTGCTGGACCTCTCCCACAACCGCATCACTAGCGTACACAAGGATGCCTTTGCTCGGCTCAAGGCCCGCGTCATTGTGGACGATAACCCCTGGCATTGTGACTGCGCCCTCCAGCAGGCCATCGGTGGAATGGCCCACAACCACGAGGCCGCCGCCCGGGTCCTCTGCAGGAGCTCGGAGCTTCGTGATCAGGAGGGCCGACCTTTCTTGGCGGTGGACACTGACCTCTGTAACCTGGCCAAAAGGACCACAGACTACGCTATGCTGGTGACCATGTTCGGTTGGTTCGCCATGGTCATTTCATATGTGGTGTATTATGTCCGTCAGAACCAGGAGGACGCCCGACGCCACCTGGAGTATCTCAAGTCTCTCCCCAGTAAGCCCAAGAAACCTGACGAGGCTGATGACATCAGCACTGTTGTCTGA